The following proteins come from a genomic window of Aequorivita marisscotiae:
- a CDS encoding RES family NAD+ phosphorylase, with product MKVFRIGKTQYAQDLNGTGSKLFGGRWNHVDTPCIYTSESRALSVLEYAVNIDLDYIPRALSLCIFEIDETQIHTLQIKDLPGNWSETPAPKSTKDFGSKLLEDKHPIIKIPSIIIPQEFNYLINPLAEISCFKILEIKDFVFDLRIKTN from the coding sequence ATGAAAGTTTTTCGAATTGGTAAAACCCAATATGCCCAAGATTTAAACGGAACAGGCTCCAAACTTTTTGGCGGCCGCTGGAACCATGTTGATACGCCATGTATATATACTTCAGAGAGCCGGGCTCTCTCTGTGTTGGAATATGCTGTTAATATAGATTTAGATTATATTCCACGAGCTTTAAGCCTTTGCATTTTCGAAATTGACGAAACACAAATTCATACCCTTCAAATAAAAGATTTACCAGGAAATTGGAGCGAAACTCCAGCACCGAAATCTACTAAAGATTTTGGGTCAAAATTGTTAGAGGATAAACACCCAATCATAAAAATTCCTTCCATTATTATTCCGCAGGAATTTAACTATCTTATAAATCCATTGGCCGAAATTAGCTGTTTTAAAATACTGGAGATTAAAGATTTTGTTTTTGACCTAAGGATTAAAACAAATTGA
- a CDS encoding MbcA/ParS/Xre antitoxin family protein produces the protein MKKQYNSPTTLHFAEEAPTHFYDGNLAVPLVEMTSIQKMRIVRGGITKAYLKKLKEETALDYEALAQALSVTRATLINKRGEQKFNDHISEGIIAVAEIYSFGYGVFEDKEKFNRWMFAPNQALAGAKPFDLMDNQFGREEIRNLIGRIAYGVYS, from the coding sequence ATGAAAAAGCAGTATAATTCCCCTACCACCCTTCATTTTGCCGAAGAGGCGCCAACCCATTTTTATGATGGTAATTTGGCAGTTCCATTGGTAGAAATGACTTCCATTCAAAAAATGCGAATTGTGCGTGGCGGTATTACCAAAGCCTATTTAAAAAAACTAAAGGAAGAAACCGCGCTAGATTATGAGGCTTTGGCGCAGGCACTTTCCGTTACGCGAGCTACGCTTATTAATAAAAGGGGCGAACAAAAATTTAATGATCATATTAGTGAAGGAATAATTGCGGTAGCAGAAATTTATTCCTTTGGATATGGAGTCTTTGAAGATAAGGAAAAGTTCAACCGTTGGATGTTCGCTCCCAACCAAGCACTTGCTGGGGCCAAGCCATTTGATCTTATGGACAATCAATTTGGCCGTGAGGAAATAAGAAATTTAATCGGCCGCATTGCTTATGGCGTTTACTCTTAA
- a CDS encoding glycosyltransferase 87 family protein has translation MNFIERYKIPLLFSIAAIVFYISFGYHLERSDFLKLISLYVTLFFIAYIFIERLKLNFWFLACLGIIFRLVFMATIPNLSQDFYRFLWDGRLLAQGISPYLFTPASSIALGVTIEQSTELINGMGSLNASHFSNYPPINQFLYTVAALISGKSILGSVIVFRVIMILADIGILYFGKRLLEKINLPVKNIFWYFLNPFIIIELTGNLHFEGVMLFFFIWALYLLFKGKWFWAAVLIAVSVSVKLIPLLFLPLFFKWFSKKEVPTALNLTSLLSFYAVIGLTILITFLPFLSWEFIQNFSATISLWFQSFEFNASVYYIIRWIGFQIVGWNIIGTAGKILPVLVLLYILAVALFRKNKTPQQLITAMLFAISVYFLLSTTVHPWYIATPLLLSVFTKYKFPIVWSFLIVLSYSAYGKNGFDEKLWLVAVEYILVFGFAIFEIIKNDLFNLKKRPNILKPNLK, from the coding sequence GTGAATTTCATTGAACGCTATAAAATTCCTTTACTTTTTTCGATAGCCGCTATCGTATTCTACATCAGTTTTGGATACCATCTAGAGCGCAGTGATTTTCTAAAATTGATTTCGCTATACGTTACCCTATTTTTTATAGCCTATATTTTTATTGAAAGATTAAAACTTAATTTTTGGTTTTTAGCTTGTTTAGGAATAATTTTTCGATTGGTTTTTATGGCCACAATCCCAAATCTTTCGCAGGATTTTTATCGCTTTCTGTGGGATGGCCGCTTGTTGGCGCAAGGCATAAGCCCGTATCTTTTTACACCAGCCTCCTCGATTGCGCTCGGAGTGACAATAGAACAATCAACCGAATTGATTAACGGGATGGGCTCGCTTAATGCAAGTCATTTCAGTAATTACCCACCAATAAACCAATTCTTATATACAGTTGCAGCGTTAATTTCAGGCAAGAGTATTTTGGGCTCTGTTATTGTTTTTCGAGTAATTATGATTCTAGCAGATATTGGTATACTTTACTTCGGAAAAAGATTGTTAGAGAAAATAAATCTTCCGGTAAAGAACATTTTTTGGTATTTTCTCAATCCATTTATAATTATTGAACTAACAGGAAATCTGCATTTTGAAGGGGTAATGCTTTTCTTTTTTATCTGGGCACTTTATTTACTTTTTAAAGGAAAATGGTTTTGGGCCGCAGTTTTAATAGCGGTTTCAGTTTCGGTTAAGTTGATTCCCTTGTTGTTCTTACCATTGTTTTTTAAATGGTTTTCAAAAAAAGAGGTTCCAACTGCGCTCAACCTAACATCTCTCCTAAGTTTTTATGCTGTAATAGGTTTAACTATTTTAATAACTTTTCTTCCCTTTCTTTCTTGGGAATTCATTCAAAACTTCTCTGCAACCATTTCTCTTTGGTTTCAGAGTTTTGAGTTTAATGCGAGCGTGTATTACATAATCCGTTGGATTGGTTTCCAAATTGTGGGTTGGAATATTATTGGAACTGCGGGGAAAATTCTTCCAGTTTTGGTTTTACTATATATTTTGGCGGTTGCTCTATTCAGAAAAAATAAAACACCGCAACAATTAATTACCGCAATGCTTTTTGCAATTTCAGTGTACTTTTTACTGTCAACCACCGTTCATCCTTGGTACATTGCCACGCCGCTTTTGCTTTCGGTTTTTACCAAATATAAATTCCCGATTGTATGGAGTTTTTTAATTGTTTTAAGTTACTCCGCTTATGGAAAAAACGGTTTTGATGAAAAGCTTTGGCTGGTGGCTGTTGAATATATTTTGGTATTTGGTTTTGCCATTTTCGAAATAATTAAAAATGATCTTTTCAATTTAAAAAAGCGGCCAAATATTTTGAAACCTAATTTAAAATGA
- a CDS encoding TolB family protein: MKFIYLLLLFCLLTACKNSDKNTSETLKATAQYEAVLDEKTGDTLIYSEEKHFKNIRQVTFGGDNAEAYWSFDDSKLIFQSNFKNWGVNCDQMFLMNADETFKDKQPPMISTGKGRTTCSYFLPDGKHIVYGSTHLKDENCPEVPVKKDGKYVWPVYDSFDIFVADLEGNVTAQLTDEPGYDAEATVSPKGDKIVFTSMRSGDLELYTMDIDGKNVKQITNELGYDGGAFFSPDGSKLIFRASRPKTENEIKEYKDLLAQGLVQPTEMELFICNADGSELRQLTHLGNANWAPFFHPSGEKILFSSNFEAERGFPFNLYLIDIDGKNLERVTHGRTFDAFPVFSNDGKKLAFSSNRNNGGGRDTNLFIAEWQD, from the coding sequence ATGAAATTCATTTATCTACTCCTTCTCTTTTGTCTGTTAACAGCTTGCAAGAATAGCGACAAAAATACTTCAGAAACCCTGAAAGCCACGGCCCAATACGAAGCGGTGCTGGATGAAAAAACGGGAGACACCTTAATTTATTCTGAAGAAAAGCATTTTAAAAATATCCGGCAAGTAACTTTTGGCGGCGATAATGCCGAAGCCTACTGGAGTTTTGATGACAGCAAATTAATTTTTCAAAGCAATTTTAAAAATTGGGGCGTAAACTGCGACCAAATGTTTTTAATGAATGCCGATGAAACTTTTAAAGACAAGCAACCACCTATGATAAGCACCGGAAAAGGCCGAACTACCTGCAGCTATTTTCTGCCAGACGGAAAACATATTGTTTACGGAAGCACCCACTTAAAAGATGAAAACTGTCCGGAAGTACCGGTGAAAAAAGACGGTAAATACGTCTGGCCGGTATATGATAGCTTCGACATTTTTGTAGCAGATTTAGAAGGAAATGTTACCGCCCAACTTACCGATGAACCAGGTTACGACGCCGAAGCAACCGTTTCGCCCAAAGGAGATAAAATTGTTTTCACCTCTATGCGAAGTGGCGATTTGGAGCTTTACACCATGGATATTGATGGAAAAAATGTAAAACAAATAACCAATGAGTTGGGATACGATGGAGGGGCATTTTTCTCTCCAGACGGGTCAAAATTAATTTTCCGAGCATCGCGACCAAAAACTGAAAATGAAATTAAAGAGTACAAAGATTTGCTTGCGCAAGGATTGGTACAACCTACCGAAATGGAATTGTTTATCTGTAATGCCGACGGTAGCGAATTGCGTCAATTAACACATTTAGGAAATGCAAACTGGGCGCCATTTTTCCATCCATCGGGCGAAAAGATTTTGTTCTCCAGTAATTTTGAAGCCGAAAGAGGATTTCCATTTAATTTGTATTTAATTGATATTGACGGTAAAAACTTAGAGCGTGTTACGCACGGCAGAACCTTTGATGCTTTTCCCGTTTTTTCCAATGATGGAAAAAAATTGGCTTTCTCGAGCAATAGAAACAATGGCGGCGGCCGCGACACCAATCTATTTATTGCGGAATGGCAGGATTAA
- a CDS encoding M20/M25/M40 family metallo-hydrolase, producing the protein MRTILIVFLALLVFSCKQNTSVKKVSMQEDVAILANDSLNGRKTGSEGEGKAAKYIANRFETLGLQPKGTERFYQKFTYKASKNPHQEAEFTTENNDSTQTGKNVIAYLDNNAENTVVIGAHYDHLGMGGEGSLYREGEAIHNGADDNASGVAMMLHLADSLQKRNSPKENNYLFIAFSGEEEGLLGSNYFVKNPTINTKKVTYMINMDMVGRLNSEKTLAVYGIGTSPVLKQIVNANAGDLNIAENESGVGPSDHTSFYLADIPVLHFFTGQHEDYHKPSDDTEKVNFEGMKLVSNYIFSIIKDLDSQPKLVFRKTKNESEVVPDFKVTLGVVPDYLFSGKGMRIDGVSQDKPAQKAGLQKGDVVVKMGEHDVTDMMSYMKSLSKFDKGQTATVTIDRKGELVEVEVTF; encoded by the coding sequence ATGCGAACAATATTGATAGTATTTCTGGCACTTCTGGTTTTTTCGTGCAAACAAAACACATCTGTAAAGAAAGTTAGCATGCAGGAAGACGTTGCCATTTTAGCCAACGATAGTTTAAACGGAAGAAAAACAGGATCTGAAGGCGAAGGGAAAGCCGCAAAATATATTGCAAACAGGTTTGAAACTTTGGGATTACAACCGAAAGGAACTGAAAGGTTTTATCAAAAATTTACGTATAAGGCAAGTAAAAACCCACATCAAGAAGCGGAATTCACTACCGAAAATAACGATAGTACCCAAACGGGTAAAAACGTAATAGCATATTTAGACAACAATGCTGAAAACACGGTTGTTATTGGCGCGCACTACGACCATTTAGGAATGGGCGGTGAGGGTTCGCTTTACCGCGAGGGCGAGGCGATCCACAATGGAGCCGACGATAATGCCAGTGGTGTGGCGATGATGCTGCATTTAGCCGATTCGCTTCAAAAAAGGAATTCTCCAAAAGAAAATAATTATCTTTTTATTGCTTTTTCGGGAGAAGAGGAAGGTTTGTTGGGCTCAAATTATTTTGTGAAAAACCCAACAATCAATACAAAAAAGGTGACGTATATGATTAATATGGATATGGTGGGGAGATTAAATTCTGAAAAAACTTTGGCAGTTTATGGCATTGGCACTTCTCCTGTTCTAAAGCAAATAGTGAATGCAAATGCTGGCGATTTAAATATTGCCGAAAATGAAAGTGGGGTTGGCCCCAGCGATCATACCTCGTTTTATTTGGCCGATATTCCGGTGCTTCATTTTTTTACTGGGCAGCACGAAGATTACCACAAACCGAGCGACGATACCGAAAAGGTAAATTTTGAAGGAATGAAATTAGTTTCAAATTACATTTTCAGCATTATTAAAGATTTGGACAGCCAACCAAAACTTGTATTTAGAAAAACTAAAAATGAAAGCGAAGTGGTACCGGATTTTAAAGTAACTTTAGGAGTAGTACCCGATTATCTTTTCAGCGGCAAAGGCATGCGAATTGATGGCGTAAGCCAAGACAAGCCTGCCCAAAAAGCCGGTCTGCAAAAAGGCGACGTGGTAGTAAAAATGGGCGAGCACGACGTAACCGATATGATGAGCTATATGAAAAGCCTTTCCAAATTCGATAAGGGGCAAACGGCTACCGTAACCATTGATAGAAAGGGAGAGTTAGTAGAGGTTGAGGTTACGTTTTAA
- the groL gene encoding chaperonin GroEL (60 kDa chaperone family; promotes refolding of misfolded polypeptides especially under stressful conditions; forms two stacked rings of heptamers to form a barrel-shaped 14mer; ends can be capped by GroES; misfolded proteins enter the barrel where they are refolded when GroES binds): MAKDIKFDVEARDSIKRGVDALANAVKVTLGPKGRNVIISKSFGAPQVTKDGVTVAKEIELEDALENMGAQMVKEVASKTNDLAGDGTTTATVLAQAIVKEGLKNVAAGANPMDLKRGIDKAVEAIVANLEKQTTKVGNSSEMIKQVASISANNDDVIGDLIAKAFGKVGKEGVITVEEAKGTETYVDVVEGMQFDRGYLSPYFVTDTEKMQTELENPMILLYDKKISSMKDLLPVLEPVAQQGKSLLIIAEDVDGEALATLVVNKLRGSLKIAAVKAPGFGDRRKAMLEDIAILTGGTVISEERGFTLENTTIEMLGSAETVTIDKDNTTIVNGAGDKKDIKGRVNQIKSQIESTTSDYDKEKLQERLAKLAGGVAVLYVGAASEVEMKEKKDRVDDALHATRAAVEEGIVAGGGVALVRAIEVLKKLTTETLDEATGINIVSKAIESPLRTIVENAGGEGSVVINKVLEGKKNFGYDAKSESYVDMLKAGIIDPKKVTRIALENAASVAGMILTTECALVDIKEENAGGGGMPPMGGGMPGMM, encoded by the coding sequence ATGGCAAAAGATATAAAATTTGATGTAGAAGCCCGCGACAGTATTAAGCGTGGTGTTGATGCATTGGCAAACGCAGTAAAAGTAACCTTGGGCCCAAAGGGTCGTAACGTAATTATTAGCAAATCTTTCGGTGCGCCACAAGTAACCAAAGATGGTGTAACCGTTGCAAAAGAAATTGAATTGGAAGATGCGCTGGAAAATATGGGCGCACAAATGGTGAAGGAAGTAGCTTCAAAAACCAACGATCTTGCTGGTGACGGAACAACAACTGCAACCGTTCTTGCTCAGGCAATTGTAAAAGAAGGTTTAAAAAATGTTGCTGCTGGCGCAAATCCGATGGATTTGAAACGCGGTATCGATAAAGCCGTTGAAGCCATTGTTGCAAATCTTGAAAAGCAAACTACGAAAGTTGGCAATTCTTCTGAAATGATAAAGCAAGTAGCTTCAATTTCAGCAAACAACGACGATGTAATTGGCGATTTAATTGCTAAAGCATTCGGAAAAGTTGGAAAAGAAGGCGTTATCACTGTTGAAGAAGCAAAAGGAACCGAAACTTACGTTGATGTTGTGGAAGGTATGCAGTTTGATCGCGGCTACCTTTCTCCGTATTTCGTAACCGACACAGAAAAAATGCAAACTGAATTGGAAAATCCAATGATTTTGCTTTACGATAAGAAAATTTCATCAATGAAAGATTTACTCCCTGTTCTTGAGCCAGTGGCGCAACAAGGAAAATCTCTTTTAATAATTGCTGAAGACGTAGATGGCGAAGCCTTGGCTACTTTAGTAGTAAACAAACTTCGCGGTTCGTTAAAAATTGCAGCTGTTAAAGCACCAGGTTTTGGCGATAGAAGAAAAGCAATGCTTGAAGATATCGCAATTTTAACAGGTGGTACAGTTATTTCGGAGGAGCGCGGTTTCACTTTGGAAAACACTACTATCGAAATGTTGGGCTCTGCGGAAACCGTAACAATTGATAAAGACAATACTACAATTGTAAATGGTGCCGGTGACAAAAAAGATATTAAAGGCCGTGTAAATCAAATAAAATCGCAAATAGAATCTACAACGAGCGATTACGACAAAGAAAAATTACAGGAGCGCTTGGCTAAATTGGCTGGCGGTGTAGCGGTTCTTTATGTAGGTGCTGCTTCCGAAGTAGAAATGAAGGAGAAAAAAGATCGTGTGGACGATGCGCTTCACGCAACCCGAGCAGCTGTTGAGGAAGGCATTGTAGCCGGTGGTGGTGTAGCTTTAGTTCGCGCAATTGAAGTGCTTAAAAAGCTTACTACTGAAACCTTGGACGAAGCAACAGGTATAAATATTGTTAGTAAAGCAATTGAATCTCCACTCCGCACAATTGTTGAAAATGCTGGTGGTGAAGGCTCCGTTGTAATAAACAAGGTTTTGGAAGGCAAGAAAAACTTTGGTTACGATGCTAAAAGCGAATCGTATGTAGATATGCTAAAAGCAGGAATTATAGATCCTAAAAAAGTAACCCGTATAGCACTTGAAAATGCTGCCTCGGTTGCAGGGATGATTCTTACTACCGAATGTGCTCTGGTTGATATTAAAGAAGAGAATGCAGGCGGTGGCGGAATGCCTCCAATGGGTGGCGGAATGCCCGGTATGATGTAG
- a CDS encoding co-chaperone GroES yields MALKIQPLADRVLVQPQEAETKTASGLYIPDSAKEKPQQGKVVAVGKGKENHKMTVKVGDTVLYGKYSGSELKFDGTDYLIMREDDILAII; encoded by the coding sequence ATGGCATTAAAAATTCAACCATTAGCAGATCGCGTATTGGTTCAGCCTCAAGAGGCAGAAACAAAAACAGCTTCGGGATTGTACATTCCAGATTCGGCAAAAGAAAAACCACAACAAGGTAAAGTAGTAGCCGTGGGAAAAGGAAAAGAAAACCACAAAATGACCGTAAAAGTTGGTGATACTGTTCTTTATGGAAAATATTCCGGAAGCGAATTGAAATTTGACGGTACAGACTACCTAATTATGCGCGAGGACGACATTCTGGCAATAATTTAA
- a CDS encoding laminin B domain-containing protein, whose protein sequence is MRTHIQFYIMALTVMILLWGCKNEMVSSHFKENAEDWTIMGDAQGDMVQPTYTSQGGAVDGYIQAKDDAAGGVWYFSAPKKFLGNKESYYGRTLNYSLYQKPEKNKQFDSPDIILASGENQIFYLVEDSPDTTWTQYRVKIGTDTNWFYGNYKDKSEATEAQIKSVLSNLDKFWIRGEYRTGDDYGGLDEVVIE, encoded by the coding sequence ATGAGAACACATATTCAATTTTATATAATGGCACTAACTGTAATGATTTTACTATGGGGTTGCAAAAATGAAATGGTTTCTTCGCATTTTAAAGAAAATGCCGAAGATTGGACTATTATGGGTGATGCCCAAGGCGATATGGTTCAACCCACTTACACATCACAGGGTGGGGCTGTAGATGGTTATATACAAGCCAAGGACGATGCAGCAGGTGGTGTTTGGTATTTTTCAGCGCCAAAAAAGTTTTTAGGAAATAAAGAAAGTTACTACGGACGCACCCTTAATTACAGTCTATATCAAAAACCAGAAAAGAACAAACAATTTGATTCTCCAGACATTATCCTTGCCAGCGGGGAAAATCAAATTTTTTATTTGGTTGAAGATTCTCCAGATACTACTTGGACACAATATAGGGTGAAAATTGGCACGGATACAAATTGGTTTTATGGAAATTATAAGGATAAAAGTGAAGCTACGGAAGCGCAGATTAAATCGGTGCTATCTAATTTAGATAAATTTTGGATACGAGGTGAATATAGAACGGGGGATGATTATGGAGGTCTTGATGAAGTGGTTATTGAATAG
- the secG gene encoding preprotein translocase subunit SecG: MSTFTIFLVLIMIVAFLLVVVIMVQNPKGGGLSSSFGGGGGAQIGGVQNTSDFLDKSTWTLAAIMLALILGSNVFIMGGNSLQSKTFDENAIQNTIPAVPTTTDTPTENPEEAN, translated from the coding sequence ATGAGTACGTTTACAATATTTTTAGTTTTAATAATGATAGTGGCCTTTTTATTGGTCGTAGTTATAATGGTACAAAACCCAAAAGGCGGAGGACTTTCCTCATCATTTGGCGGTGGCGGTGGTGCACAAATTGGTGGTGTACAAAATACTAGTGATTTTCTAGATAAAAGTACTTGGACCCTCGCTGCTATTATGCTTGCACTTATTTTGGGATCTAACGTTTTTATTATGGGCGGCAATAGTTTACAATCAAAAACTTTTGATGAAAATGCAATCCAAAATACAATTCCAGCAGTACCTACAACTACAGATACGCCAACGGAAAATCCAGAAGAGGCTAACTAA
- a CDS encoding LptE family protein has protein sequence MPKIFSALVVILLTVTLQACGPYSFTGADINYSTTKTVQVNYFQNNAPIVEPGIARDFTQKLQDLLLNQTSLDLVNSNGDLVYEGEIIQFYIAPITATSTSTAAQNRLTIAVNVRFYNTKEPLKDFEQPFSFYYDYDGQTQLTGSKLDAAVDIIFERLTQDIFNKSLANW, from the coding sequence ATGCCAAAAATATTTTCAGCTTTAGTAGTAATCTTGCTTACTGTTACGTTACAAGCTTGTGGACCGTATTCGTTTACCGGTGCCGATATTAATTACAGCACCACAAAAACCGTTCAGGTTAATTATTTTCAGAATAACGCTCCCATTGTCGAACCCGGAATTGCACGCGATTTTACGCAAAAACTGCAGGACTTGCTTTTAAACCAAACCAGTTTAGATTTGGTAAACAGCAACGGCGATCTGGTTTACGAAGGAGAAATCATCCAATTTTATATAGCGCCAATTACCGCCACTTCTACCAGCACCGCAGCGCAAAACAGATTAACAATTGCCGTAAACGTACGCTTTTACAATACAAAAGAACCATTAAAAGATTTTGAGCAACCCTTTAGCTTTTATTATGATTACGACGGCCAGACACAATTAACTGGCTCAAAACTAGACGCCGCGGTAGATATTATCTTTGAACGTTTAACGCAAGACATTTTTAATAAATCGCTTGCAAATTGGTAA
- a CDS encoding sigma-54 interaction domain-containing protein, giving the protein MESIQATKQRFGIIGNDPKLNRAVEKAIQVAPTDISVLVTGESGVGKESIPKIIHSLSHRKHGKYIAVNCGAIPEGTIDSELFGHEKGAFTGATATRSGYFEVADGGTIFLDEVGELPLPTQVRLLRVLENGEFMKVGSSAVQKTDVRIVAATNVKMVEAIEKGKFREDLYYRLSTVEINLPPLRERQEDIHLLFRKFAADFAQKYKMPTIRLDERATALLLQYRWSGNIRQLRNVAEQISVLEQNREINYNTLKHYLPDMGSNLPAVINAKKAESDFSSEREILYKVLFDMKRDVNDLKKLTLELMKTGNTAKVKEEQSSLINKIYAEDNDAEEELASIIEEENNNSQNDVEVFSIPEHASEQRNDKYEYAEDIEEEENLSLQQKELELIKKSLEKYNGKRKDAADELGISERTLYRKIKQYDL; this is encoded by the coding sequence ATGGAAAGCATACAAGCAACAAAACAACGATTTGGAATAATAGGCAACGATCCAAAATTAAACCGTGCCGTAGAAAAAGCAATTCAGGTTGCGCCAACAGATATTTCGGTATTGGTTACAGGCGAAAGCGGTGTGGGGAAAGAAAGTATTCCAAAAATAATACATTCGCTTTCCCACAGAAAACACGGTAAATATATTGCCGTTAACTGCGGTGCCATTCCAGAAGGAACCATTGACAGCGAACTTTTCGGTCACGAAAAAGGTGCTTTTACCGGCGCAACCGCTACCCGTAGCGGGTATTTTGAAGTAGCCGATGGGGGTACAATTTTTTTAGATGAAGTTGGCGAATTACCATTGCCAACGCAAGTACGACTACTTCGGGTTTTGGAAAATGGCGAGTTTATGAAAGTTGGTTCTTCCGCAGTGCAAAAAACCGATGTTCGCATCGTGGCCGCCACAAATGTAAAAATGGTGGAAGCTATTGAAAAAGGAAAGTTTCGCGAAGATCTTTATTACAGATTGAGTACCGTAGAAATTAATTTGCCACCTTTACGGGAACGGCAAGAAGACATACATTTGCTCTTCCGAAAATTTGCGGCAGATTTTGCACAGAAATATAAAATGCCAACCATTCGCTTAGACGAACGCGCTACGGCATTACTGCTGCAATATAGATGGAGCGGTAACATACGCCAGTTGCGAAATGTGGCCGAACAAATTTCAGTTTTAGAGCAAAATCGCGAAATTAATTACAATACTTTAAAGCATTATTTGCCAGACATGGGCAGTAATTTGCCGGCAGTTATAAATGCGAAAAAAGCGGAAAGCGATTTCAGCAGCGAACGCGAAATACTTTACAAAGTGCTTTTTGATATGAAACGAGATGTAAATGATCTTAAAAAGCTTACTTTAGAATTAATGAAAACTGGCAATACGGCAAAGGTTAAAGAAGAGCAATCGTCGCTCATTAATAAAATTTATGCCGAAGACAATGATGCCGAAGAGGAACTGGCTTCAATAATTGAAGAGGAAAACAACAATTCACAAAACGACGTAGAAGTTTTTAGCATTCCGGAACACGCATCGGAACAACGAAATGACAAGTACGAATACGCCGAAGATATTGAAGAAGAAGAAAATCTATCGCTTCAGCAAAAAGAATTGGAACTCATTAAAAAATCGCTCGAAAAGTACAACGGAAAACGAAAAGATGCCGCAGACGAGTTGGGTATTAGCGAACGAACGTTATACCGAAAGATTAAACAGTACGATCTATAG